One genomic region from Halococcus qingdaonensis encodes:
- a CDS encoding NAD(+)/NADH kinase yields the protein MRAGIVARRGNDRAAALAAEVREHLRESGAQVWVDEATADTLAVDGYPVARMSDCTLVVSIGGDGTFLFTAREVGTTPIMGVNLGEVGFLNATSPDDALAELTRELDHIEREGEPRTRTVPRLRVSGEDISLPRALNEIVVMGDRGPGRGAEFTVEIDGSEYLDSHADGVLVATQTGSTAYNLSEGGPLVHPDVPALVVTDMAATDPMPPLVVGRDSEIAITVGDGDTAVVADGRNRVALAAPATVTIGVADEPTRIAGPPLEFFSALDKLD from the coding sequence ATGAGGGCCGGTATCGTCGCCCGTCGCGGCAACGATCGGGCGGCCGCGCTCGCCGCCGAGGTCCGCGAACACCTCCGCGAGTCGGGTGCCCAAGTGTGGGTCGACGAGGCGACCGCCGACACGCTCGCAGTCGATGGCTACCCCGTCGCGCGGATGAGCGACTGCACGCTCGTCGTCTCGATCGGCGGCGACGGCACCTTCCTCTTTACCGCCCGCGAGGTCGGCACGACGCCGATCATGGGCGTCAATCTCGGCGAGGTCGGCTTCCTCAACGCGACCTCGCCCGACGACGCGCTCGCCGAACTCACGCGCGAACTCGACCACATCGAGCGCGAGGGCGAGCCACGGACCCGGACCGTCCCCAGACTTCGTGTCTCTGGCGAGGATATCTCGCTCCCGCGCGCACTCAACGAGATCGTCGTAATGGGTGATCGCGGTCCCGGTCGCGGTGCCGAATTCACCGTCGAGATCGACGGCAGCGAGTATCTCGACAGCCACGCCGACGGCGTGCTCGTCGCCACGCAGACCGGGAGCACGGCCTACAACCTGAGCGAGGGCGGCCCGCTGGTCCATCCCGACGTGCCGGCGCTCGTCGTCACAGATATGGCCGCGACCGACCCGATGCCGCCGCTGGTCGTCGGTCGGGACAGCGAGATCGCGATCACGGTCGGTGACGGCGACACGGCCGTGGTCGCCGACGGCCGCAATCGTGTCGCCCTCGCCGCGCCTGCGACGGTCACGATCGGTGTCGCCGACGAGCCGACGCGCATCGCCGGTCCGCCGCTGGAGTTCTTCAGCGCGCTCGACAAACTCGACTGA
- a CDS encoding TrmB family transcriptional regulator, with product MADLSDLGLSEYEARVYRALLDTGPTTAKELSRASGVPMGRIYDVLATIETHSLIRSQSASRPKKYVAVEPETALSRLLEDRRRELEARADQYEEVVDELVCELDASEPANERFWTAAVGAEETIDLLEERLAAAEESVVVVAAVLSAQFDTASVGNRVTERLGAAVDRGVDVSLLMHPDLVTELPDAVNERYVNTLLPHDRVSTRTSDAVERTFTVIDGVETCIEVPHPLDSTQLFAMIDIKDPAFAGEITREFEPRWEGAKRLDLG from the coding sequence ATGGCTGATCTCAGCGACCTCGGCCTCTCCGAATACGAGGCGCGCGTCTATCGAGCGCTGCTCGATACCGGTCCGACGACCGCAAAGGAGCTCTCGCGCGCCAGCGGCGTGCCGATGGGTCGCATCTACGACGTGCTCGCGACCATCGAGACCCACAGCCTCATCAGATCGCAGAGCGCCTCGCGGCCCAAGAAATACGTCGCGGTCGAACCCGAGACGGCGCTGTCGCGGCTGCTCGAGGATCGTCGGCGCGAGCTCGAAGCCAGAGCCGACCAGTACGAGGAGGTCGTCGACGAGCTCGTCTGCGAACTCGACGCCAGCGAACCCGCCAACGAACGGTTCTGGACGGCGGCGGTCGGTGCCGAGGAGACGATCGATCTGCTCGAAGAGCGCCTCGCGGCCGCCGAGGAGAGCGTGGTGGTCGTCGCGGCGGTGCTGTCGGCCCAGTTCGACACGGCATCGGTCGGCAACCGCGTCACCGAGCGACTGGGCGCGGCCGTCGATCGTGGCGTGGACGTCTCGCTGCTGATGCATCCCGACCTCGTCACGGAGCTCCCCGATGCCGTCAACGAGCGCTACGTGAACACGCTCTTGCCCCACGATCGCGTCAGCACGCGGACCAGCGACGCCGTCGAGCGGACCTTCACCGTGATCGACGGCGTCGAGACCTGTATCGAGGTGCCACACCCGCTCGACAGCACGCAGCTGTTCGCGATGATCGACATCAAGGATCCCGCCTTCGCCGGCGAGATTACCCGCGAGTTCGAGCCGCGCTGGGAGGGGGCCAAGCGCCTCGATCTCGGCTAG
- the mptA gene encoding GTP cyclohydrolase MptA encodes MSQQLPDVQAAQPDVTVGLNHVGVTGVEKLVKLGRENKRPIVLMATFEVFVDLPSWRKGADMSRNMEVVDETLEAAVAEPAYRVEDVCGDAAERLLDKHEYTTEATVEMEAEYVTREQTPASDKETQGTATIIASACATEEGTTEEIGTRVTGMTVCPCSQGMSASRARETLAELGVDDETTEQFLEEVPQAGHSQRGHATLRVKSDGAPEVDMRDLIDVARDSMSARIYNLAKRPDEDHMTEAAHANAKFVEDCVRDMAEGVVGEFPDLADDAVVTMKQSNDESIHQHNAHAERVATVGQLRSELDD; translated from the coding sequence ATGAGCCAGCAGCTGCCGGACGTACAGGCTGCCCAGCCAGATGTAACCGTGGGACTCAATCACGTCGGCGTCACCGGCGTCGAGAAACTCGTCAAACTCGGTCGGGAGAACAAACGCCCGATCGTGCTGATGGCGACCTTCGAGGTGTTCGTCGACCTGCCGTCGTGGCGCAAGGGTGCGGACATGAGCCGGAACATGGAGGTCGTCGACGAGACCCTCGAAGCGGCCGTCGCCGAGCCTGCCTACCGCGTGGAGGACGTCTGTGGCGACGCCGCCGAGCGCCTACTCGACAAACACGAGTACACGACCGAGGCCACCGTCGAGATGGAAGCCGAATACGTCACGCGCGAGCAGACACCCGCGAGCGACAAGGAGACTCAGGGCACGGCGACGATCATCGCCAGCGCCTGCGCGACCGAGGAGGGGACGACCGAGGAGATCGGTACCAGGGTCACGGGGATGACCGTCTGTCCGTGCTCGCAGGGCATGTCGGCCTCGCGCGCCCGCGAAACCCTCGCCGAACTGGGCGTCGACGACGAAACCACCGAACAATTCCTGGAGGAGGTGCCACAGGCCGGCCACTCCCAGCGCGGACACGCGACGCTGCGGGTGAAAAGCGACGGTGCACCCGAGGTCGACATGCGCGATCTCATCGACGTGGCACGCGATTCGATGAGCGCCCGCATCTACAACCTCGCCAAACGTCCCGACGAGGATCACATGACGGAGGCCGCCCACGCGAACGCGAAGTTCGTCGAGGACTGCGTGCGCGACATGGCTGAGGGCGTCGTGGGCGAGTTCCCCGATCTCGCCGACGACGCGGTGGTGACGATGAAACAGTCGAACGACGAATCGATCCACCAGCACAACGCCCACGCCGAGCGGGTCGCGACGGTCGGCCAGCTCCGATCCGAACTCGACGACTGA